The genome window CTATTCCAACATTGCCTCGAGCGATCTGTCTCATCCCAAAGACGATCCTGGCGCGAAGAGCGCCGAAGGTCCGAGCGTCAGCGCACAGCTTGCCCTTGCCACCTTTAAGAGCGGGCTGCTCTCTCGAGGCGAGGAAGTTTCTGAGGACGGGGACGGGGCAAAGCGAGTTCTAGATATCGTCGTGTCCCCGGTTATTTCAGGAGACGGCCAAGTATTGGCCTGTGTTCGAGTGGCGCGCGACATAACCGAGATAAAGCAAATGCAGAGGGCCATAAAGGACGTCAATGTGAAGCTAGAGGAGAACGTTCGCGAAAGGACGGTTCAGCTCGAGAATGCGCTTGAGCAGCTAGGTCGCACGCATGAACATCTCTTGCAGTCAGAGAAGCTGGCTGCGCTGGGCAAGATAGCGGCTGGTCTGACGCACAACATCGCCAATCCGCTCTCGGTGCTTGGGCCGAAGCTCAAGCTTTTTGGGGACTATTTCTGGCATGTAGATAATATTTTCCGCGGATATCGAGCGCTTCATGATTTGGATGATCCGGAGGTCATCAAACAACGACTGGGGCTTATCGCGCAGGAGTCTCGAGAGGGTAGGGGCATTGACTATTATCTGCGCAAGTTGAATAGATTCGTCGTGCCATGCGTCAAGGAAGTGCACAAGATCGAGAAGATCGTTCAGGACCTCGTTGACTACTCGAGGATGCAGAAGCCAGAGGTCGAGCCGGTGCAGATCAATGACCAGTTGAGGCTAGTAACTTCGCTTTTGGATTATGAGTTTAGGGGCTCAAAAATACGCCTTGAAACACGTTATTACGAGGGATTGCCAGAGGTTGAGTGTTACGCCGCGGAGGTCAACCAGGTGATAACCAATCTTCTCATCAATAGTATCGAGGCGGTTTCGACGAAGCGGAGGCAGGACCCAGATTTCGAGCCTGTGATCAAGATCACGACTCAGGGGGAGGATTCTGTTGTCAAGATAAGCATTGAGGATAACGGAGTCGGCGTTGAAACGGATGATTCGACGAAGGTTTTCGACCCGTTCTTCACGACTAAGCCGGTTGGCGGGGGAGTGGGCCTTGGGCTTTCAGTTTCGGCGGGAATAATCGAGAAGCATGGAGGTAGCATCGAGCTGAGTTCAAAGCCTGGCGAGTACTCCAGGTTCGTGATCACGCTCCCAATAGAGTTGAGTTAGGGCGTAACAGGCGGCTGATAGGCGCATTGGTAGGTAAGCGGTGGGCTGAAGCTGGGGGTTAGGCGAGAGCATTAGGCGTTGGTTCAACGAGCTGGTCGATTCACTTTGATATACACGGTTGACATGTGTGAAGGTCTCCTCTATATTCTCAAGTCTTAATGTTTGGTTCAATGACGAGTTTTAGGCGCCTCGCATAATAGCGTTGTTTGCGGCGCATCTTGCGTGGTGGATTATATTGTGGATTCTTGTTTTTAGGGTTTGTGGGAAGTTGCTCTCTTGCTGGAGCCTGTTTAGATAGTCAATAAAGGAGGAAGGCAATGCTAAAGCGGGGATGGTTCTTACGATCCGCCGTCGGGCTTTGCGCTCTCGTAATGTTGTTCGGTGCAAGTGGTGCCTCGGCGTCGTCAAGGGGCGATCAGATAGCACCCGAGACCTACATAATGGGTAGCGGTAACGAGGTTTATGAGCCCTATTTCGATGATGACTTTAACGGACGTTATGATCCTGGCGAGCCGTTCGTTGACATCAACAGAAATGGGCTTTGGGACGTGAACGTCTTCGTCCCGGAGGGCGGTGTAGTAACTTCAAAGCACGTGATGTTCTGTTACTCTGCGGTTGACAACTCCATCACGGACGGGCTCGAGAAGGACAACAACGTCGGGAAGATGGGATTCTCGTATTTCAACCCGTTCACCAGCACTTGGTCGTCGTTTGCCAATCAGTTGTATTGTGTTCTCGAGGTTCCCGAGTCCGTGCTCGTGCAGCCGGTCCCGAACTATGACGTTTCTTACACGTTCAAGGTGCGGGCGAAGGACCCTTCAGGCAACATCGATCCTGACCCGGCCACCAGAACGTTTTACGTGGGCGTTGGATACTTGGGCACGGTGACGAGCGTTGGTGCTGAGACCATAGTTGACAAGAGTGCTGCTTGGTCGGATCAGGCATTGGTTGGCCTGTATGTAAACCCTAATATCGAGCAGACTCAGACGTTTCTCATCGTCGGGAATACGCTTAACGTCATATATGTTGAAGAAGGCGCTCAACTCCAGTCGATAGCAAACGCCGGGGATAGGTTCTGGGTTATTTACCCGATGCTGACCCCACCGAGGCTGGGCGTGAAGAATATCGCCACTCGTGATTCCCTTTCGAGGGTAGTGGTAGGGACCGGTAACGAGGTCGAACTCAGCTGGTCAGAGGTCGCCGCAGGTTTCGAGGCGCAGGTTTCTTACGATGTTTATCGAAATGGCGTTTGTATAGCGGCCAACTATTCCTCCACGACGTTTACCGATCCGGATAACGCGGAGCCTGGCACGCCAAACCCGTTGAACGGGCAGACATACAAGTATCAGGTTGAGGCGAACGTTCAGACCTCGATCATGACTTACAAGACGCTTCGTTCAAACGAGGTGGATGTCTCGCCGATCGATCTCACAGTAACGTCGAACGATATTCTGACGGTCTCGCCTGGGAACGTAACGATGGGTCAGGATACAAACGAGGTCGTTTTTGTTCTGGAGAACACGACGAAGACCAAGCCGGTGGACTGGTCCATTTATGCGGACGTGTATTATTGGGACCCCAGGGGGGTGCGGATGTTCGGCCAATATCTCTGGGCTGGCCGCTTCACCAATGCGAAGATAGTCGCCGAGGAGGGTGGTTTGGCCAACGCAAAGGCGCAGGTGGGGCTGATTGACACGACTGCGAGTTGGGAGCCGAACGAGCTCGTTGGCAAACAGATCACGATAGCGGAGCGCTTCCATGATTTGAATGGTAACGGTCGTTATGAGTGGCATGATGACAACGGCGATGGCGTTTGGGACTACGGTGAGGGCGAGAAGGATGCCAGCGGAGAAGGCCAATTCGGTCGCATTGAGTATGACGATTTCGTGATAACGTCCAACGATCGCACGAGCCTGACGGTTGACCGGGACCCGACTAGGATTGGCCGCAATTCGGAGGGCCAGGTGGCCAATAGCTCTGGCGCAGGTTCCTATTACTACATTCGTGATTGGTTCCCGATGTCTGCGATCTCGTTCTCGCGTGTGACGGGGCAGGTGCTGATGGAGCCGCAGACGTTTAAGATGGAGCTCGACAGGGGCCGGCTTCCTGCGGGCTGGTTCATCGTTTATCTTTACGTGGAGCAGAACGGTCGAGACCCCTATCCTGGCAACAGCAACCCACTTGACCCGATTGTGTGTGTGGTGACGATCCAAAACGGGAATCCGCTCTCGATCTCGCGCGTCATAGGCGTGCCATACGAGGCCCCGGGATGGGGCAGCGATCCTGCGGCCAGCACGGACGGCGTAGCGAAGGATACCGTTACGCTCGCTTTCAATCTGACTGACAACGCGACGGACTTCAGGGGTGGTCTCTTCCCGAGGCACAAGTCGTTTGCCTATTGGGCTGCTTCGGGTACTCTGGCGGACCAGGTCGGCGAGATGTTTGTGGGATGTTTTCTTAATCCGGACGTTTCCGATCTTGCTTACTGGGCGGGCGGGGCTATGGTCGAGGACAGGCCTCCGCAGGCGTATCGCATCGAGTCCTATACGGTCCAAGGTGGTTTATTAGCTGTGCCTCAATCGACTCTGGTGCAGCTCGAGCTTCCGGCCAGCAGCAACGGGCATATCGGCGTTGACAGGAGGGACTATCCGCCTCCGGAGGACCTTGGCCTGCTGGGGGGTACTGCGCCGATTGACTACACGGTTTACAGGCCTTGGGGCACCGGTTCGGACCAGGCGCCGAGCTCTGATCAGATGGGTCTGGACCGTTGCTGGACGTATCAGGGAAACGATCCCGGTGATCCCAACGGTTACACGGCGGGGCTGCCGAGAACAAGGGGTCAGTGGACCGCCGGGGACGAGGTTATGGTCAGGCTTAACAACAGCGCGATTCGTCCCGGGGTCTATGGTATCGATCCAGATGTTGTTGCGACTGCCAAGGGCGACTACAACGATGTCCTGGACTATTGGTGGCGCCCGCTTCTGGTGCACGAAACCACCCCGTTTGAGAACGGTGTGCTCACCGGTAGCGTCCGTGATTACTACATTGAGCCAGCAGGGGACGTTGCCTGGAAGGGTTGTAGATATCAGATCGTTACTGGAAGCGCCGCCGACGAAGACGCGGGGATTCTGAGAGAGAGTTGTCACATCACAGACGATTCGGCGTTCGTTGGCTCTGCCATAGCGCTCGACCCGGTCGGCCAGATGGGTGCTCTGAACGCAGGAGAGCATTACTTCATCACTCAGGCCTATAACCCGGAGCCGTTTTATTCCTCTACTTGGGTTCGGAGCTGGAAAGATTTCAAGGCTGGCCTGACGCCTGATCAACCGCCTCCGCCGTCGGCGCCGCATTTTGTTGGCGGGTCGATAACTTGTGAGTGCCAGCCGCCTCCAGGAGCGTTCGACGCCGGCACTCCATATAAGGACGTCAACCACAACTGCACATACGATGCTAATCCGACCCTGACGTTCCTTTCCGCGGACATTACCGAGGGCGGAACAGCCTCATTCAACAGTTTCGTTATCTACGACAGCGACGGCGACGACTCCGTTACAGGCAAGGCGAGGCGCTGGAGCGTTTCGCCTTCCAGGCACACCATACTTGAGCCGAGGATTCCGGGCGACACAACCGGCCGTGCGGAGTGCAATGACCCTGACGTTTGGGCGAGCGGCATGGCAATGGGGAGCTACCCGCTTCTCGTGAATGGCGATGGGGAGCCTTACTGGGACTCCAACGGCAACGGCATCTACGACGGAGCAGACACGCTCTACCTTGAGCCGCCTATGACCAACCGGGACCCCAGGAGTTGGAAGTCGAACTATTTGCCTGATGACCTCGAATCTCAGGACCTTTACTGTGTCATTGAGCCCGGCGAGGTCGTTACAGGTTATCTGATCTTGACCAACAAGAGCGTAAGAGACGCACTCAGCGTTTCTGCCCTCATATCAGAGTATGACCCGTATGTAACGCTTATCGGAAACAACCTGACGATGTTCGACAACGTCCCGAGCGGCAGGACGCTGATCGCGGTTCCGCCCGGGTCCGGTCTCACCGCGCAGGAGGCGGAGCGATACGCTTTCAAGTTCAGGGTCTCCGAGCAGGTCCCCTGCTACACGAATGGTTACGACGTAACGTTCTACACCAAGGTGTTCGACAGTTGGGGTGGCGATTCCTATGATGATTCGTTTAGGGTGAAGCTCTTCAGGATCGATCAGCCGACTGTTATGCCTCCTGTGATTGATGACGATAGGTATGGCTACAGCGGAACAAGCATTTACAGTAACGGCGATGGCGTCATGCAGGCTGGGGAGCGAATTGAGCTCTTAATAAGGCTGCGTAACGAGAGCTGCTTGCCGATCGGCAACAACGGCCCGACGGGCCAGCTGATAGCGCAGATGTCGGTCGACAACCCCTTGGTTACGCTCGCCGGCGGCGGCCAGCTTATTTCGGGCGCTGCGAGGAACTATTTGAGCATACTGCCCGGGGACGAGGGGACGCCGTTCGATGCTGAACCAGAGTTCGAGGTCCAGATTGCCAATAACTATGATGGCTCGCCAATCCCGTTCGAGCTGACAATGACGGGCGCGGTTACCTACGGGTCGGCTCCTCCTCCGGCGGCTGAGTACGTATCGCCTTGTCTCTATACGTGGCGGACATCGTTCTGCGAGAACCCTAAGATCTATGGGGTCGTTCATTACAACAAGCTCTCAGGAGATTCTACCGCGCTTCTGACGAGCACACTGATTGACGAAAACGCGCTCTTTGTGCCGGGCAGCCTTTCTGGATTGAAGCTTAACCCGAACACCAACCAGTCCAAGACATTTGAGATAATCAGCAACGCGGTAACGAGCATCACCGTGGATGGCAATCTTCGGACAGTGGCGAAGGTCGGCGACCCGTATGAGGTGGTCAGAGATGCGTCTAACGTAATGCTTAACCCTGGCGAGACGGTTGAGGTCGTCATGACTGCGGCTCCGGGGCAGATCGCAAGCTTCAACTTCGAGAAGGTTAATCGCAATAGGATTTCTGGCTCCGTCAGTGCCGTCATGGGGGACACGATCATAGACCTGACAGCGGACTTCGAGATCGGCTCGCTCGCGGGTCTGAAGCTCCTTATCAACGGCACCGATGTTTACCATATCATAGGTAACTCCACGAACGTCATTGTTCTGGACCGCAACGTGGCGGGTCAGATCAACATGGGCGACGGCTACCAAACGTATGGTTTTGCGAGCGTGCAGAGATTCTTCGAGAGCAATATCCGGATGTTCGACGATGGTATGCACAAGGACGGCGCGGCGGGCGACGGTGTTTATGTCGGAACATATACTGTCAAAGAGGGGGATGACATTCTTGCGGACGTTGTTGGTTATCTTGAGGACACAAGCAGTGGTAACGTAGGGCACGTTTATGCCTCTAAGCCTTTGATGATTGACATCTCTCTGCCTGAAGCGCCTCAGGGCGTTAGGGCTACGATCACGACGGTTCAGCTAGGTAATGCGATAAGGCTTGATTGGGACATAAACCGTGAGCGTGACTTTCAGTATTGCACAGATGCGGGCTATGCGATCTTCAGAACAGATGATCCGAGCCAGATTCCGAGAGAGCCGGTTGAGACTCTCAATTGGGCCACCGATACGTCCGCCTCGTTGATCTTCAATATTGGTCCTCCGGAGGCATTCACGGATGCGAACGGCAATGGGACGTGGGACCTAGGCGAGGTGTTCAAGGACTGGAACGGCAACGGCATCTACGATCCTGGGCCGTATTGGGTGGATAGCACAGCTGTGCAGCCTGGCGTAACCTATTACTACTTCATAAAGGCCATCGATGCCTATGGCAACAGCAGCGATTACTCGAAAGTAGTTGGCATAACGCTTTACTCTGCGATGAACCTGGGCATTGACAAGATGCCGGACAGATGGGAGGAGCAGTATGGCCTTAAGTCGACGGTTGACGACACCTACAACGACGACCTCGATTATGATAATGATGGTCTGACCAACTATGAGGAGTTCCTGCTTCACACCAATCCAACTGACCCAGACACTGACAAGGACGGCGAATGCGACGGCTCTGAATACGATAGAACTGACGATCCGGTCTCGGCGATCAACCCCAGGGACGAGTCTCTAGGATTTGACGTGAGGCCGGGCGGCTATGCCGGTATTTCCTCCTACGTAACGCCAGAGTCGGACACCCAGTTCTGGTTTGTTGATGAACACGCAGGCTGGGTCGTTCATCAATATCAAGGCAAGGTCCTCTACGGAGGCAACAGCAGCAGCTTTGAGATAATCGACAACACCCAAACGGCGCTGTTAGTAAGCGGTGATCCCGATCGAACAAAGCTCGCTACACCTGACTATTACTGGATAGACGGTGCGAAACATGTCGACCCAGATACTGGGATCACTGCCAAGATATCCTCGGTTTATGGGATTGATCCGCGGACGATCTCAATGAGCATAAACGGCAGCGAGGTTCCCTGGGAAGACCTTGTCATAGCGCCGTGTTACACGAAAACCTACGGTGATTTTGTTGCTGACGAGCTCTCGGAGTGTTGGGTGGTTGACACCTATAATGACAGGATTCTGGAGCTGGGCGGGGAGACGATGAATGAGGTCTCCAGGATAGCGGGGCGCGGTTTCTACAGGCCGGAAGGGCTTGCGATCGATCCCACAACCAAGACGTTGTGGGTGGCCGATACGGGCAACAACGAGGTTGTCAAGCTCAAGATGCTCTCGTCGCTTTCGGGCACCTGGACCAGCGTTCAGGCGGATCTGACTGGCTCGACGACACTAACCGACAACACGGCCAACTGGACGCCCGGAGCGCTCGTTGGCTATTCGGTGAACCCCAGCACCGCTCAGCCATTCCCCCAGTGGTATGAGATAGCGAGTAATACATCCACATCACTGACGGTCAGTAGCCTCGTAACTGCCACGCCAGGCGACAGCTACGTGATCAACTACTACGAGGCCCAGGAGGAGTGCCGGATCGTTGGATTTGACGGCCCGACTAGCCTGGCTGTTGATTGGGTCAGAGGTAACTGTTGGGTAACTGACACCGGCAATGATCGTGTTTTGCGGCTGGCGAAAGATATCGAGAGTTATGGGACGGTCTATGACCTCGCGGTCTCCGTTGGCTACCATACTGCGATTGGCGGTGCTGATGGCGTCGAGAGTCCTTTTTCTGCGCCTCGTCACATAGCAGTAAACAGCTATCCGTTTCCGCTGGCAGAGGAAGGTGCGTGCTGGGTTGCTGACACAGGGAACGGTGATGTTGTGAAACTATCTGCCGGCGGTACCGCGATACTCAAGAGAATACACGGTTTTGACCGCCCGTCGTGCATTGCGGTTGATTACTATCAAGGGGCGATCTGGGTTGCCGACAGTGGGAATGACCGCGTGGTCAAGCTTCTGAGCGATGTCCCTGACGGCTACGACGTGAACGTCAGGAACTATCCCGAGATGGATATCAAGGTGAATCTGGACCCCGACAGCTATCCGACTGGCGTTGCGGTGAACCACGTCACCGGCGAGGCATGGGCGGCGCTTTCAGGGACCGGTCAGGTGGTCAAGATTGCGCCTGACGGCACGGTGGAGGCTACGGTCAATGGCTTCGTCTCGCCTGCCAAGGTGAGCGTAGCGTCGTTAAGAGACCTTGGGGGCCACGTGGGGCAGTGCTGGGTCGCTGATTCGGACGCCGATATGGTTTACAAGATAGACCCGGAGGTCCCCGACGGCTACAACCTCTTCACAGACGCCGGCTACATCCAGCGGACGGCGACAGGCTCCGTGCTGATGCCCTCGTATGTCCTGGTCAATTCGGGCGGTGTGCAGGCTGGCTACGGCGTTCAGTACCAGCCGGACCAGCAGTTTGGATATGGGCAGGTAGTTGACGTCGAGATCCAGGCAACAGACCTGTTCTTGTCAAAGAGGGACGGTCTGGGCAACCACGGCTCGGCCTCGTTCGTGTTCACCACCGTGGAGCGGGATACTTCGGCGCCGTTCCTGGCGAATCAGGTCCCGCCCAAGAACTCGCATAACGGCAGCGTTTACGGGCCAGTCGAGTTTGATGTGCTCGATACCGGCACTGGCGTTGACGGCGACACGGTGCAGATGTACGTCAACGGTGGGCTGATATTCAGTGGCGTAGGCGGGGATGTGTCTGGTGTGTCAACGGTCCCGAAGTATGACGAGGATGAGAAGGCTTCGGGCTACGCGATTGCCTATCAGCCATCTCCACGATTTGGGTATTACGAGAAAGTAACGGTTAAGGTTATTGCAGCTGACTTTGCTTTCCCAGAGCCCAATCGCAGCATCCTTGAGTACTCGTTCTATACCGAGATTGACGCCGATCCGCCCATGGTCTATGAGGGTTCTGAGCGGCCGAGCGTGGGCCAAGAGGACGTTGACCCCAACGTCGAGTCGGTGAGCGTCATCGTTTTCGATACTAAGAGTGGGGTGGACCCGGACTCGATTGAAGTAACTATCGATGGGAAGCCGGTCGCCTGGGATGCTCTGACGCTTGAGCCGTGGATGCATCCTGATGGATACGTTGGCTACCGCATAATCGCCCCGATCGGGCAGACGCTTACATACGATCAGGACCTTACCGTGTGCGTACGAGCGGCCGACCTTGGCGGCGACGAGGTTACGGGTCCGAATTGGATGGAGACATATTGTTGGAGTTTCAAGACCAACCCCGACGCCAACAAACCTTATTTCACGAATCTGCACCCCGATAGGGGTGAGACGGGCGTCAGGCCTAACACTGATGTCTCTTTCGACGTCCTTGACGATGAGGAGGGCGTTAGCGCAAGCTCCATCTCAATGCGCATCAAGCCGCTCGATCAATGGATGGACGTCGATCAGCAGATGATGACAATTATGCCGATCAGTCAGGGCTTCTCGGTGATGTATCAGCCGACAGGGGACTTCTCGCCCAACACAATAGTGGATGTCGAGCTTGGCGCAAGCGACCTTGCTGCGCCGGCCAATACGAAGACCGAAAGCTATAGGTTCACGCTTGAGGACACTGTCCCGCCGACCTACAGCACGGTCAACTTCGCGCCGAGGCCTGGCTCGCAAGAAGTCGCGATTGACACAGTCGTCTCGCTCGTGGTGAAGGATGAGCCGAACCCCGAGGCCGGCATCGAGTTCAACTCAGGCATCGATGAGACTTCCGTTGTGATGTCGTTCAATA of bacterium contains these proteins:
- a CDS encoding ATP-binding protein yields the protein MEVPLFIKVAQFASALSIFSAIIVCLVNFVMTGRSGRVWLLLTGALAAEFLVVFRDIVDIWVGFGPFAAVFARFDYISLAFTFLFAVAAHQFISYKQDELLRAFGASQTAKRILESSLGAMGDRFDVIGPDFRVIYSNIASSDLSHPKDDPGAKSAEGPSVSAQLALATFKSGLLSRGEEVSEDGDGAKRVLDIVVSPVISGDGQVLACVRVARDITEIKQMQRAIKDVNVKLEENVRERTVQLENALEQLGRTHEHLLQSEKLAALGKIAAGLTHNIANPLSVLGPKLKLFGDYFWHVDNIFRGYRALHDLDDPEVIKQRLGLIAQESREGRGIDYYLRKLNRFVVPCVKEVHKIEKIVQDLVDYSRMQKPEVEPVQINDQLRLVTSLLDYEFRGSKIRLETRYYEGLPEVECYAAEVNQVITNLLINSIEAVSTKRRQDPDFEPVIKITTQGEDSVVKISIEDNGVGVETDDSTKVFDPFFTTKPVGGGVGLGLSVSAGIIEKHGGSIELSSKPGEYSRFVITLPIELS
- a CDS encoding choice-of-anchor X domain-containing protein, with the translated sequence MLKRGWFLRSAVGLCALVMLFGASGASASSRGDQIAPETYIMGSGNEVYEPYFDDDFNGRYDPGEPFVDINRNGLWDVNVFVPEGGVVTSKHVMFCYSAVDNSITDGLEKDNNVGKMGFSYFNPFTSTWSSFANQLYCVLEVPESVLVQPVPNYDVSYTFKVRAKDPSGNIDPDPATRTFYVGVGYLGTVTSVGAETIVDKSAAWSDQALVGLYVNPNIEQTQTFLIVGNTLNVIYVEEGAQLQSIANAGDRFWVIYPMLTPPRLGVKNIATRDSLSRVVVGTGNEVELSWSEVAAGFEAQVSYDVYRNGVCIAANYSSTTFTDPDNAEPGTPNPLNGQTYKYQVEANVQTSIMTYKTLRSNEVDVSPIDLTVTSNDILTVSPGNVTMGQDTNEVVFVLENTTKTKPVDWSIYADVYYWDPRGVRMFGQYLWAGRFTNAKIVAEEGGLANAKAQVGLIDTTASWEPNELVGKQITIAERFHDLNGNGRYEWHDDNGDGVWDYGEGEKDASGEGQFGRIEYDDFVITSNDRTSLTVDRDPTRIGRNSEGQVANSSGAGSYYYIRDWFPMSAISFSRVTGQVLMEPQTFKMELDRGRLPAGWFIVYLYVEQNGRDPYPGNSNPLDPIVCVVTIQNGNPLSISRVIGVPYEAPGWGSDPAASTDGVAKDTVTLAFNLTDNATDFRGGLFPRHKSFAYWAASGTLADQVGEMFVGCFLNPDVSDLAYWAGGAMVEDRPPQAYRIESYTVQGGLLAVPQSTLVQLELPASSNGHIGVDRRDYPPPEDLGLLGGTAPIDYTVYRPWGTGSDQAPSSDQMGLDRCWTYQGNDPGDPNGYTAGLPRTRGQWTAGDEVMVRLNNSAIRPGVYGIDPDVVATAKGDYNDVLDYWWRPLLVHETTPFENGVLTGSVRDYYIEPAGDVAWKGCRYQIVTGSAADEDAGILRESCHITDDSAFVGSAIALDPVGQMGALNAGEHYFITQAYNPEPFYSSTWVRSWKDFKAGLTPDQPPPPSAPHFVGGSITCECQPPPGAFDAGTPYKDVNHNCTYDANPTLTFLSADITEGGTASFNSFVIYDSDGDDSVTGKARRWSVSPSRHTILEPRIPGDTTGRAECNDPDVWASGMAMGSYPLLVNGDGEPYWDSNGNGIYDGADTLYLEPPMTNRDPRSWKSNYLPDDLESQDLYCVIEPGEVVTGYLILTNKSVRDALSVSALISEYDPYVTLIGNNLTMFDNVPSGRTLIAVPPGSGLTAQEAERYAFKFRVSEQVPCYTNGYDVTFYTKVFDSWGGDSYDDSFRVKLFRIDQPTVMPPVIDDDRYGYSGTSIYSNGDGVMQAGERIELLIRLRNESCLPIGNNGPTGQLIAQMSVDNPLVTLAGGGQLISGAARNYLSILPGDEGTPFDAEPEFEVQIANNYDGSPIPFELTMTGAVTYGSAPPPAAEYVSPCLYTWRTSFCENPKIYGVVHYNKLSGDSTALLTSTLIDENALFVPGSLSGLKLNPNTNQSKTFEIISNAVTSITVDGNLRTVAKVGDPYEVVRDASNVMLNPGETVEVVMTAAPGQIASFNFEKVNRNRISGSVSAVMGDTIIDLTADFEIGSLAGLKLLINGTDVYHIIGNSTNVIVLDRNVAGQINMGDGYQTYGFASVQRFFESNIRMFDDGMHKDGAAGDGVYVGTYTVKEGDDILADVVGYLEDTSSGNVGHVYASKPLMIDISLPEAPQGVRATITTVQLGNAIRLDWDINRERDFQYCTDAGYAIFRTDDPSQIPREPVETLNWATDTSASLIFNIGPPEAFTDANGNGTWDLGEVFKDWNGNGIYDPGPYWVDSTAVQPGVTYYYFIKAIDAYGNSSDYSKVVGITLYSAMNLGIDKMPDRWEEQYGLKSTVDDTYNDDLDYDNDGLTNYEEFLLHTNPTDPDTDKDGECDGSEYDRTDDPVSAINPRDESLGFDVRPGGYAGISSYVTPESDTQFWFVDEHAGWVVHQYQGKVLYGGNSSSFEIIDNTQTALLVSGDPDRTKLATPDYYWIDGAKHVDPDTGITAKISSVYGIDPRTISMSINGSEVPWEDLVIAPCYTKTYGDFVADELSECWVVDTYNDRILELGGETMNEVSRIAGRGFYRPEGLAIDPTTKTLWVADTGNNEVVKLKMLSSLSGTWTSVQADLTGSTTLTDNTANWTPGALVGYSVNPSTAQPFPQWYEIASNTSTSLTVSSLVTATPGDSYVINYYEAQEECRIVGFDGPTSLAVDWVRGNCWVTDTGNDRVLRLAKDIESYGTVYDLAVSVGYHTAIGGADGVESPFSAPRHIAVNSYPFPLAEEGACWVADTGNGDVVKLSAGGTAILKRIHGFDRPSCIAVDYYQGAIWVADSGNDRVVKLLSDVPDGYDVNVRNYPEMDIKVNLDPDSYPTGVAVNHVTGEAWAALSGTGQVVKIAPDGTVEATVNGFVSPAKVSVASLRDLGGHVGQCWVADSDADMVYKIDPEVPDGYNLFTDAGYIQRTATGSVLMPSYVLVNSGGVQAGYGVQYQPDQQFGYGQVVDVEIQATDLFLSKRDGLGNHGSASFVFTTVERDTSAPFLANQVPPKNSHNGSVYGPVEFDVLDTGTGVDGDTVQMYVNGGLIFSGVGGDVSGVSTVPKYDEDEKASGYAIAYQPSPRFGYYEKVTVKVIAADFAFPEPNRSILEYSFYTEIDADPPMVYEGSERPSVGQEDVDPNVESVSVIVFDTKSGVDPDSIEVTIDGKPVAWDALTLEPWMHPDGYVGYRIIAPIGQTLTYDQDLTVCVRAADLGGDEVTGPNWMETYCWSFKTNPDANKPYFTNLHPDRGETGVRPNTDVSFDVLDDEEGVSASSISMRIKPLDQWMDVDQQMMTIMPISQGFSVMYQPTGDFSPNTIVDVELGASDLAAPANTKTESYRFTLEDTVPPTYSTVNFAPRPGSQEVAIDTVVSLVVKDEPNPEAGIEFNSGIDETSVVMSFNNQPQANVQVTWVMAPYVAIIKCQASFEHCESVTVRAECRDLEGNSMVPAMWSFKTAGCYSRMRVPETLEFNRTPKDGGPDVQTLLIQNIGYQVLTVSKIDIVSGVPHFSLPATLTLPLQIDGQDSYSLDVSFSPKKYGDVNGRIVFTVEGDDGDAPPPSYTDLIGSAGYPPVVKIVTLEYSEISSARGGPFKAFAEVGDPEGDDDISRVEIKIQGDDFGPIDWGMMNDEGVVGDMVAGDGVYSFQYTFEGFVPPGDYIVTVNVVDSIGYESTPWPYLRVDEYSSFTGTPSDGYLAFNHNTTSIVDQMGSTRAIVDIPAKRGTRTKAAPSDVQRPWIRAAGFGGWEYTFLTTQGGRLMVYARVRNDESAMGRLGWGRIDSVELLLPNGEPIMDGLFLKDDEATGVYGDVAQDGTFVLKLDDLSVDLQAGDYILKLVATDIYGNESLVWPYFHVE